The DNA sequence TGGTGATTTTCTTAAGCACGTCCTTAACGGACTTCCTTCTGATTATGATAACTTTGCCAACTTGATCAGAGCTGGAACTGAAGCCATAACTACTCCAGAGGAGCTGCATGACATACTAGTGGGTGAAGAATCTAGCCGTAGAGGAGAGAGGTGTCGTAAAGTCATCAAGTACGGCGCTTTTGTTTTCGTTGGTTACCTCGTTGGATACGTCATTGGTTGGGAGAAGGGTTGGGCCGATCACCGCCGATGCTAGAACCTAGATGAACGTAgagtattattattttctttctttttttggtcgaTGAGTTCGTAGTCTCGtactattattattgttatcaCCAACTTAAGTtatttattcttatttttgtttttgaaaggaAAATCGGGGTACTTACGTTGTAATTATACTGAAACTATTTATAGAATATATAGGCAGTACACCCAAACATATAATAGCAAAATTGAACAAAATTTCAATCAAAGTGTCTCCTGGGCCCCAAACCCAGCCCACATCCAAGCCTTTCTCCATGGTTTGAGCATCCAAACTGGATTGGCCTCAAAACTGACTTGGGCCCCAAACTGATCTGGGTACCCAACCAGCATTGGGCACCTGAAAGCCAGCGCCACCAGCATTTCTCCTGCCTTCCCTCAGTTGCAACCCTGTCTCTCGGCCAGCACAGCTATCGCCTTGTGCGCTGTAGCATGCTGTCCCATCTGAATCTGTCTCACCACCGGACTCCTAAACCAGATCGCCTTCCCGACGTGTCCAACTTTTCTAACCGTCGGAGCCGTAAGAATTCATGATGCTCTGTTTATGTTATCGGATACCCAACCATGTAAGTCCCCTACTCGCCTTCCAGGAGCCTTGAAAAATTAACCCACCTCTTTGTGCGTTGGCCTCCATGAAAACTCGACAACAGTAAAACCTCCATCTCTTCCGGCAATGTGATGAGACGCGGTGGAAGGGAAAGTCTGGTATACCGCATCTACAAAGAGGGATCTCAGGTGAAATTGCGTCAAACACGATCGACGTTGGCTTGCCTCCAAAGGACGGCGAGAGGCAAAGAGAGAAATTCTGCTCGGAGTTGGCGCCGTGATCCATTGATGGGGCCCCAGACCAAGGCAGTGGCTAGGGCTTGCTAGGTTTCGGAACTACAGTCAGAGAGCTATTACAgcctttttgttcttttttttttagagaaggaGCTATTACATCCTTAGGTTATTGATTATGAATCAACTAAATGTACCCAAAAAATATCTAACAATACCCGGCCCTAATATATTTTGCTATAAATTTCCCATTTTACCCATAAAATGTCAATGTTATATTTCATAAAagataaaagataaaataaaaataaaaataaaaatgaaagcaTTAGCCTGTTGatgctctctctgtctctgtctgtttctctttctccccactcccccccccccccccgtccTTTATCCTCTAATGGATGAGCCAACTAATTAAAGCCTCCAACAACTTCTTGAATAAATGTTTTTGTCTAGTACATACAGTTTCAATTATGGTGACAACTGGTGATAGGTGATAGGTGAAGTGTttttttagtttctttctttctttatcacAGTGGGATAGAACTAGCAATAACTAGCCCACGCAATGCTGCGGGTTTGTTTTTTTGCAAGCTTCTTATATAATAGATTAATACTTGCAATCTAAAAAATATAGGCGTTACTTagaatatgatttgttttgttgttaataATAGATTAACAATAAATGGgatacaacaacaacaacaaaaaacttTTTCCATGATTtgttacaaatacaaaacaaaattgttctcctttaaaaaaaatatttaaaaaaagaaaaagaatatggcagaattgtacccaaaaaatgAAAGGTTAAGgcagaattgtaatttgagtaaaaaaaaaaggggtaaaACCATCACTTCATCTTGTGAACAGTGATGAACCAACTTTAGTATATGTATAATAAAATATATGTCAGGGTGTAGTAAGATATTTGCCAAATTCATTGAGTTTGATCCTCAACTATCTTTCACGTCCCTTTTTGTAATTAGTTTAGGTATTTTAGATAaaactttattaataaataacaaaaaaatcaaaaatcaaaaatcaaaacattaGTAAAAGGCTTGCTGTGATTGTGTTTGCTTTGTAAGAGATGATGCAAACCATCGAGGTACGTAAATGATTAGTGAGACTTTGAGAGGGAGAGAAAGCAAGTTAGGAAGCATTTCTTTCTCTGCCCAGAAGAACAAGAACGCTTGGATGTTCTCAGAGAGAAAGCAAAAACAAAGTCTAATTTTTTAGAGAGATTAAAGTGGATTGCTTTATGAATGAAAGACGATTTGGTTTTTAGACTCGATTTCCGGGGCATGGTCTGTatcatccttttcttttctatcttCTTATTGATTGAGGAGCAAAAACAAAGGAAATTCAATGATTTAGGCCATATATTAAGTAGTTTTTCATTAGACATGACTGATAGTATTGGaggcgtctattgccccaatagatcTTTAACAGGCCTCTATTGCCCTAATAGAAccctttttttatttcattcttctttcatTTTGGGCTTTTGAACCAAtttacagcaaaaaaaaaaagaagaaaattttgatttgggcacccaagtcTTCTACCTTTTCTCCCTTCGCCAGTTGCAGACCTAGACTGTGAGACATGAAGTGATGGATGCCTCATAGACCAAGTTCCATCTGATCCATCTATCTATTACTTTATTTTGCAAACTTCTAATTCAAAAGACAATCGAATTCATCAAATTAATCGGAAAGTTGCATGGTGGATCAAGTCGGATACACCATCCCTTCGCACCAGTCTTAACCCCAAGGATGAACTGACGACATCGCCGGAGAGACCACTGCGTAGTAGGCATTGTTATTGGAGAAGGATCGGTGGAGCTGGCCAGTCTTGACCCCAAGGAGAGCAAATGGTATCGGAGCTCTAGCGTAGTCCAAGAGAGCCCCGACTTTGTCACGTGTCTGCTTCACCAGGCACAAGGTGAACAAGGCTTTGATTCCAATTTTTAGAGCCTGCGGTGAGCGATTGGGATTCGGAGAATTGCTACACGCCTTGGTGGATTGCACTCGGAGCTCCACAGTCCGTGACTTGGCCAGGAGGTTCTCGATAAACGCTGCCGAGTTAACTCGGACCTCCATCGAATTGTGGAACAGAAGACCGCCCAAGAACTCGACCCGGTCTGGTTTGATGCCACCGCAACACAGTCGGACtctgaaagagagagagagagagagagagagagagagagagagaaggggagaGTCTGGAGAGATAAAGGGTACCAATAGCTgtagttatttaattaggaAGTGGACAAAATAGTCACTTcaatttaaattgggttagtgggaataaaaatatgttgctaAGGTAAGTGATATAACTTttgcttattttggggcttttggtcaaggaccctatccctataaaagacaacAAAAAAATGATCTCATGTGGAAAAACCCTCTAAATTTAGAtactatttgtgataataacctaAATTGTGTGTTATAACTGATTGGCCACAGTTTTGGATAGATTTCATGTTCTTCaataagtttttatttattattattattatttttttagagaaagtTAACCATACGTTAATTAATTTCCGCAATAGACATATGTATCAACTAATTACCTGCTTGGAAAGGAACCTTGTGCCATCTTCCTTCTCCATGAGAATCTGACCTAGCTCTACTAGGGTTTACTCGACAACTTCCGTCCTTGAAAAATTTCTTCATCATGGCTCTTGGTGATGCAACTACGGCTAGGAGAGCGGGGatcttctcctttattttttctgGTTGGCCCGAGGACCGCGGCGACAGAGGTTTCCTTCATCGTGTTGTCCTAAATGTTGGGTTCTGTTTGTTACTTGGTTTCAGTATTGCTCTGATCTTTGGCTGGGGTGTTTTGCCTCCGATGCAGATCCAGGCGGGCTCTTATTTGGAGGCTGGTGTGATGATAGATTGGTGTGATTTTATAAGGGTTCGGGTCAAAAGACTTCAGCTACAAAGTCTGTATCCTTGGCGTCGGGCTTAGGATTGGGATCGTCTCTCGTGCACCGAATCAGGATCTGCTCCGGCTTTCGGCCTCGGGCTCGAGAGTGGTTTCTGTCCTTGAAGGTTGGTATGTTGGGGTTGGGATTGGGATCGCAATCAGTTGGGATTGGTTCCGCTTTTCGAATTCAAATTCATGATTGTGTCCTGCTCTTGAGCATAGGTGGTGGAAGTGAAGCTCCGATTTGGCCTTCTAGGAATGATGTTGTGGGTTGGTCTCGACTTTCTACGGTGGTCGCCGGCATGGCTAATAGAGTCGTCAGTGGTGGTGGAGCAGTCGAGTGCTAGGGTTTCTGCAATATTGGATTGGTGGGCTCCATCTTGGTTATTGGGCTTGGATTGGACTGGGTTTTTTTGGGTGCAAAAGGCCCTTAGGGcttctttgtttattgtttaaaTTTCATTTGGGTCACAAGATCTAGTTGCTCGGTTGTCACATTTATTTACTCTGCTTCTAAGTTTCTatgttttgttagaataaatgtGCTTAATTGTCCTTAAACGGTGGGTGTACCCAGGAGTGCGAGATTCTATTTATCTTAGAATAGGTCTTTTGTATGTCCTAAAGGACGGCTCTTTCTGTCGGCCCCTCTGGGGTGTGTCGTTTCTGATTCTACTTGTTGAATTATAAATTTGACTGACCTCATtcgattacaaaaaaaaaaatttccacaTGATTTCTGTGAAGCCAGtcgaaatgataaaaaaaaattgccggGTTGAATTATACGAAGTGAGTCACTTGGGCTCCGCCGAATGAGGAAGAGAAAATTTCACCCTCGGCAGTTCACCGTCTCCTTATAGTCTTTCAGTAAATAACAGCTCTGCTTAAATCGATGGGTAAAACAGAGTAGCTATTTGAAATCCGGTTTCCGTTGCAAGAGTGAACTACCCAGAACCAAGCCAAGGTAAACtccattttaaattttttatctaTACATTCTATTATCAGCTTCTCTCTGTCtgattgcttgctttcacaACAATATATGATTATACCTCAAATAGAATTGGATGAAATTTGCCAATCTGTCTGCATAgttcttgatttattattttatatatatatatatattttttctaaatgCTAAACATCTGGGTTTGTGTTTGATCGCATAGATTTTTTCTTACTTTTCTGACAAAGCATAAATCTTTCTTTGCTTATTCTCAGTCCAATAGTTACCCAAAAAATTCTGGTTCTGATTCCCTTTAGTAACAGATATGGATAATAGCACATTGTAATTTTGGTGCTGAATCCAATCTTTACTTGTGTGGATGCTGAgccatttcctttttctttttaatttgtttctcaacTGTTTCTTCCACAAACTCATAAAGTTCTGTCTTTCACTCAGGACTGAAAGTCCCCATATTCTTTTGCCTCTCTGCAACTCAATGTCTGAAGAATATTATTTGGTTAAATGTTGCATTGCAACAACTAACCCCAGGAAGCACTTAACGGCCAACAACGAGACAAACTCTTCTCTGTGCTTGGCTAAACCCTAGGAGAGAGAACCGCTATATTTCTTGTGTTTTTGTTATATTGCCACCTTATCTTCAAAATTCTAATCATGATTAAGCGTTACATTTTTCTTATTCTTAGGTCCAAAATTCTTTTAAATTTTCAGTCATATATTCAACTAATAACCAATGATATTTTAAGAAGTATATTCATAGTTAGACATCCAAGTAAACAAATTCGCTTTGACAAATTTTAAACTAAAACTCCTCAACTCTACTTCACCTTACATATGGAAACCGGCCAAAACCAAGGCAATCATGTCATAAGGAAACTCCTtatcagaaaaaagaaaaaaaaatcatatggaAACTCAAAAGATGGCctccttaattataaaaacaagAACAATTATGAAAAGAGTGTATTGAGCGGATGAATGTATGTCATATAATTTTTTAAACCAAATCCAAATCGGGCGGAAATATATTCACTACAAGTCAGAATGGCTATTACATATTATTCAGCTGTTATCTAtaaacagacaagaagatagtgataGTACTTACAGTGATACATTATAGGTCCACTCATTAGACATCAAATACGTAGAAAATAACGTGAATCCTCCTTTAATACAAaacatagctttctagggcAAAACACCCCTGCCCAGATCACTAAGCCCAAATGACCCAAAGGACCAAACAGCCCCAAAGACCAAAATGACCGGCTTAGCCCAACTTACCTTCACCTCGCTATCCAGAACCATGCATGGACACCCGCCGCCATGAGCTTGCCTTCACCGCTACCCAGAAGGAACACCTCCACCACGACGCCATCAAAAGACACCGATGAAGACCCGAAAACTTACAGACCAAACCGAACCCATCCGAAATTGGTTCCGACTGCATGTTACGCGACCAACAGTCCCTTCCAAAGACGCCATCTCCCCTGCTGCCGcctagatcaaatatggacacacAAGGTTCGAATCTAACCTGCCCCGCCAACTTCCTCCTTGAAAATGGTGAACACGACAGCACTGCCATGGAGAGGAAAGCCCGAACTGCACCACCCGCCACTGTCAGGCCTTAGAGGTGACAGTCCAGAAGCCAAACGGGATGTAGAACAACCTTTCCCGTCCGTCAACGTCTCAGCGACACAACATTAGAGAAGCAAGAGCGAGCGCTGACATCTGCTGCTGCCGGACGAGAGGAAGAATTGCTGACTTTGCTCCCTGGACTTCGCTCTACGCTGCTAGGGTTGGAGAAATTATTGATACGTCTGTTATATCATATGATACTAACTTGGAGAACAAGTAAATTTAATTTTGACTTTTAACTTTCAATTCAGAGTAATCCACATGAAAAGCATAGTTTCTTACGGCCGTTTGAGGTTTCTTCCCAATTCTCTAATTCCATCTTCTTCTATTTCCATGTCTTTTCTTTGCTGTGCAACGTCTTTCTTTGTAAGTTGTATCCCCTTAAGCAAACCCTAGCTAATTATCCATTTTGGAACCTGATGAGTTGAACATATCGTGTCTGATTATTCCTCCTTTGCATgattaatgaatttttttttcttttctatctgCATAAATGATAAATTCATGTATTCTGGGTAGTAAGAGGTACAGTAGGATCTTTATCTATGTTTGTCTTTGTATATGATCTCCAATAAAACTATAGTTTAATTAAGTAAATAATCAAAAATATACAATTGATTGCAAAACTGATTACTAGTAATTATGATTAGCTCATTCTTCAACGTTTCAGGTAGACTAAATCATGGCTGGAGAGGTTCCCCAATCTTCCATTAACGTCAGTTACGCTGCAGAGCCTGTGCCAGTCAAACTCACGAGAAAACTATTTCCTCTAGAATTTTGCGTTCGCCCCAGTTCTTCATAGCTATAAGCTCTTCAACATCATCCAAGGAACAGAGCAGTGTCTAAGCAAAGACAAATATAGATAAACATAGAAAACACATGCCAGATACTGATAACCAAAACCTTATCCAAGGCCGCACTGGCATACACAACAAAATGCGAAGGCTCGAGCACCCGTGACCTGTGGACATTCTAGGTAAAACAATTTGAGGATAGTGGAAAGTCCCACGTAATTACTGTGGCTCAGGACTCGCATCCAAACCCTCAAGAAAACCTCACCTATGTCGAGCTACCTTAAATCCGCCAAGCAGATTGCGGGGACATGTCTTGCTCTCTATTTTGGTGGctactatctttttttttctttttttttaatctaaaaaattcattttaagttactttatgcaatttataaatatacttaaactatttttttctttattcaattaatgatataaattcaaaattagttaAAATAAGAGTGATGCAGGAATGAATTAAGAAAATGTGGATGTCAAGATAATGGCTCTCCGCCTCTCTCTAACTTTGCTAAACCGTACCCTAGCCACCATGGCCGGGGACTCTATCAATGGTGCATAGCGCCAACACCACGCAGATCGGCCCTCTCTGCCTCATTGCGGCAATCCAACTCAACTTTGTTCGACGAATTTTCATTTGATTATTATCTCTACTGAGAATTATCAAAATGAGCTATGCGGGTACCGCTGCTGGTCTCTCGAGCAGGGTGGCGGAAGATCAGATTAAATCCCAGCTAGGTAGGAAGCGACTGAAGGAGGAGATATAGGCAATCTGATCGGGGTACAAGCATGGGCTTTGTACTTGGAGAAGAGTGGAGGCGGACCCTGCAGAGGGGATAGTGCTGACCAAAGCACCCTGTGGTGTGAAGATGGTGGCCAACCGTCCAATTGGAGAGACGACCCGATCGGAGCCCCGATCTATGGATGTTTTAGAGAACATCATCGACCATCGATGTGTTGGTTGAATGAAGGTGAGGATGTCGGTGATGGTCTATAAAGTGGATCCTGCCAGAGAGAAGCTTCAATCTCTGATGTTGACAACTGGAAAAGCTGCATCCCAGATAAGCAATATCCTTGCAGTTGCGGTGCTGCACAGAAGGGCAGATCAACCGATAACCTCTTCCGGTGACTGGCATTTCGATTTACTACAGAAGAAGACTGCCGCGAGATGTCGATCTGCATGCTCTTTGGAGAGGTCTGCTAGTCGCGTGCATTACACGACGGCGATGGTGGTCGCGACAGGGACAAACGCTGGTGAGGGAAAGGCAGTAGTACCCAGTTCTTGTTGGGTGCCAAAATCATTTTTGGGGCCCATATCAGATTGGGAGCCCAAAGAGAGTTGGAAGCCATGGCTAAGGGCCTGGAGGTGGGCTCATAGCTAGACCTGGGCTCTGTCATAGGTCAATCAGATGGATTCCTATACTCTAGGATTTCAAATATGGGATCCTGGTGGTTTCAATCTAGCAAAATATGTTCACCTAAATTTTTTTGGTACTAACAAATCTTCTGGAGTAGTACTAAATGAGGATTCAAGCTATTTAGTATTACTGGAGCACTAGTTGTTCAATGAGTGGACCTATCTCTATGTACTACCATGGGTACTACCACATCTTCTTGTTTTATTCTTAGATGatagcggaagggtatgtaatggccactCTAGCTTGAGGGTAGCACAAATTTCAAATCATTTGTTAATACTCCTAGAACTCTTCTGGATGTATTACAATACGATTGTAATCGACTCGTTGAGTCTTTCTATTATATGAAGATAATTCCCTTATTCAAAACAAAGAGAACTGATGCAGACGTAAGGAACACGTGGTACGGACTGACCAATCAGACCCTTAGCAGGGGAgtattttgggtatttcattTTTAAAAAGCAGAGGCAGTTTCAGGATGAAAGAAATTTTTGGTGGATTTTGATTGGGCAGCCGCACGGCCACGTAGTGCGGCTGCCGTATGTAAGAATTTTTCTTATTGTTTAAAGCTTTTAGTAACAGTTTAGGCATCAATGATAAGAAAATTCCATATAAGAACCGAATTGTGTGCATCGGTAGTCTACTTTTGTATGGCCTGCACAAAGATCGCCGAATTGATCGATGAACAGCGAACTACATTTTCAATATTGCTCGATTTACTAAGGTCTTCAAATCGTACATGTaacctctctcttttttatttgggtccttgacccatagccctaaaatgagcaaaaattatccCATTTACCCcaccaacagatttttattcccacctaCCCAATTTAAcaccaaatgaccatttttcccttaaatcaattaattaattacatccaCGGccactctatctctctctctctctctctctctctctcccccccccccatcCATAATCCGATTCCGGTGTCGGACATATCCAGCCAAGCTTGAATAGCGCCTCGCTCAGCCCCACCGCAGACCAGTCCTCTCCGGCAAGATTCCCCGGAGCATCTTCAACTTGCCTTTCATCCAGATCCTCAACGTCATCGAAAACAAGCTCACCGGCCTGCTCCCTTCGTCGATCTCTAGTCTTACAACAGCAACGATCGGCTCAGAATCGTCTCGTAGAAAATGTACAGACAGATAGCTAGCCTCGCTGGTCCTCATGTACTGCCCCAAGTAAAGCTGTGCGATGCGATCTCACCTATCTTCGATCGCCAGAGACCGGCCTCGACAAGCTTTGGACGGTTTTCTTTATGGAACTTCCAGAGCTGCATGTAGACCTTGAAGGCGTTGTAGAAGTAGGCGTCGTACTCTTGCCCGAACAGAGACGAAGATTCGAAATTAACCATATTTGTGAATcgattttgaagaagaagaagaagaaatgaatgGGGGACTGGGAGTACCTTTGCGGTGGTAAACTGTCCTTATTGAGACTCGGTTTCGATTTCAGAGTCAGATTTGGATTTGGACACTGAAACTCTGAAAGCGGTGCTGGAGTTGGGGTTGAGAGTTGAGACAGAGACTCAAAGCGAGAGTAAGAGAAAATTAAGCATTACTGGAATTGGATAGGGTTGCTGTAGATGCATTCGTACGGGAAGTACCGTGAATTGGTCAAGAAAAATGGTGAATGCCAAAAATTCTGATCAAggcaaaaaaaattgcattagcACATGAAGCTTGCAAATGGTGAATATGTAAGTGGATATTCTAAACCTTAAGTTTTGGTAAAATAGGGGAGAAGGCtcagaatgaaagaaaaaagacaaaaatgaagttctattgggaggcaatagacgtctattgggaggcaatagacgttttgaattgatataatctctttattttttttctttaataaaagtttTCTTTATCTAAATTTAGAAAGATTAGTTCCAATTTCAgcaaccgaaagttctattggggagcaatagatgtctattggggggaaataaatgtctattgggggcaatagaggtttttaGAAAAATCTGATAGGCAGTGGCCGGTGACTGGATTCTGGCGAAAGTTGGcaggattccggcgaccggtgaccggaatccttcGGCCGGTGATGggttccggcgaagtctcctatggtttctctctcttccattttctctctctctctctctctctctctctaagtaacaaaagggtgaaaggtaaaatgatattaaaaaaaaattaaaaacaaaaaataaatcttaatggggtattagggaaaacttccttagagtgtattgggtaagagggaattaaaaaaacttaatggggttagtgggaaaaaaatctttagaaatggggtaaatggacaaaaaccctttttatttttatttaagttttattttttgagaagaGACAATTTTATGACTTTATCATCAATGACAAAGACAATGTTAGCTGATATCCAACCGAGGCCCAAAGCAAACCCATCAGCCTTACCCTAGCTCATTTGAACTCAAATAACCTAACCTAGCCCATTTGGACACGAATGTCCAACCACTGCAGCCAAGTCCTACGTACGCTTGAAGTCAAACCACCACACGCCGCCACCGGAACCTGCAGAGATATTCGGCACTTGGTCGATAGTTTTGTGAAAAGAGTGTAATTATGGGCCAACAAGCGTGTATTGAAAACTAAGGGAAGGCCTGGATAAATTCTCtaaaaggaggaaaaaaaagaaaaagaaaaagaaattgctAGGTggtgaaaagaatgaaaagaaacGAATTATATGCGTGAAGCCAAAGAAATTCAGATAGGATTTATATCCTTAATTATACAAACTTGGAGAACAAGGAAATTTAATTTTCCACTGTAAGACACCTTTTTTTGTGGTGAACAATATAAAGGCTAGTCTTTCAATTCAGAGAAATCTACATGAACAACATATATATTGGGATTTTTTACGGCGTTTTATTAAGGTTTGTTTCTTCAATCTCCAAGTCCATCTTCTtctgttttggtaaaaattttCATGTCTTTATAATTTAGTTTCTTTGGTTTTGCAAATTGCAAGTACAGTCTTCCTCTCTAAATTGTATCTTCGCCCAAAAACTCTAAGCAAACCGTAGTTGTTTATCTCTGAACATATTGATATATTGTCTATAATTCCTGCTTCACAGGATTAACGGATTaacttgtttaattttttttttttcctgttcaaTCATCAtttcatgtgtgtgtgtgtgtagcaaGAGATACATATTATATAATGTATTGTACGTACATAGACACACAATTGATTGCCATGTCTTCCACTTTTCAAGACAGACTAGCTAATTAATCCATGGCTGAAGCGGTTCCACAAGCTTCCATCGACATCAACTATGTCGCAGAGCTTGTGCCAGTCAGACTCACCAGAGAAAACTATCTCATCTGGAAATCTACGTTCATCCCGGTTCTTAAAACCTACAGCCTCTTCAACATCATCCAAGGAACAGAGCAGTGTCCAAGCAAGGACAACATATGCCGGATACTGATCAGCAAAACCCTATCCGAGGCCACTCTACCATACATAACAAAATGTGAAGGCTCAAGCGCCCGGGACCTGTGGCTATACTTGGAAAAAGAAATCGGTGAAGCTGCAAAGTCTAAGGTGAGGTGGCTCAGGACTCGCATGCAAACACTCAAGTATGGTTTAACCTCATGTCCGTCGGATTACTTTGAATCCGCCGAGCAGATTGCTGATAAACTCGCGGTGGCGGGGTGTCCGGTCAGTAACAGTGAGCTTGTTGCTTATATTTTTGACGGACTTCCCTGGGTTTATAAGGTCTTTGTTACATGGACTCGTAAATGGAAGGATGTAGATCATATGAGTCTAGAAGAGTTGCATGACTTGCTAGTGAGGGATGAATATGAATATGCCGTTGAGGGCGCTGTTGGAGTAGCTTGTCTGTGGCTCATTATTCGCCTTTGCAGGTCAAAAGGCAAATGAGAATTTTCTGCATTACATTTTCCAGAGGTTGATGGTTTGCTAGTTCGATATTTAATtggtttttctttatttgttcttGAACAGAAAATTATTAACTcgatctttttccttttttttttttttttctgatcatTGTATGGCCTCGTCTCTTAGCTTATATACTAGATAATACTACAGGGTAGGCGGTTATCCAATTTTTGCTTTTCTGAATCAAGATGAAATCTATCTTAATACTGCAAAAGACTTAGATAGCTTCTAGCTTATTTAAGTAGTCCCCTCACCAAGTTCTATAAGCTATTGTCAAATGACATAATTTTTTCTGAAATCagctattttaaaaaaaaaattaccatattTACCAAAACAATTTGATGTTTAGATTTTATAAACTCTCTAATTGGACTAAAACGAAA is a window from the Rosa chinensis cultivar Old Blush chromosome 2, RchiOBHm-V2, whole genome shotgun sequence genome containing:
- the LOC121051397 gene encoding uncharacterized protein LOC121051397; translation: MAEAVPQASIDINYVAELVPVRLTRENYLIWKSTFIPVLKTYSLFNIIQGTEQCPSKDNICRILISKTLSEATLPYITKCEGSSARDLWLYLEKEIGEAAKSKVRWLRTRMQTLKYGLTSCPSDYFESAEQIADKLAVAGCPVSNSELVAYIFDGLPWVYKVFVTWTRKWKDVDHMSLEELHDLLVRDEYEYAVEGAVGVACLWLIIRLCRSKGK